From a single Eleginops maclovinus isolate JMC-PN-2008 ecotype Puerto Natales chromosome 20, JC_Emac_rtc_rv5, whole genome shotgun sequence genomic region:
- the si:dkeyp-97e7.9 gene encoding DEP domain-containing mTOR-interacting protein, with protein sequence MEGTSSTRRKAMARQHKGEVMIAGEQLRLRLHDEKLIKDRRYHLRTYPNCFVAQELIDWLVSHKEAPDRATAVCLMQHLMDHDIIHHVCDKRSVLKDAKLLYRFRKDDGTFPFNTEVKIFMRGQQLFEHLIGEKDSILQLRQEHGVAYQRSFPGCQLIDWLLQNVEAESRRQALDLCRTLQENGIIQHVAKKHDFFDSGLLYQFCINFRRRRRLSELLNESEQHNEEVVISTQEDNHLESPFVLHKSQPQEGRIAFQLVGSSKDLKQVTSGHRGSLYSSQLHSAGFPPFVQLTSTSVICNPKSVLRRSYTCEELLAPGAPFMKKVLTVIGDDLAWGFVVRGMAPCYVQAVDPGSPAAAAGVKVRQFLCQVNGQCVLYLDYRTVSRLVMTGPCTVVLEVMEPLE encoded by the exons atggaggGAACAAGCAGCACTAGGAGAAAAGCCATGGCCCGACAACATAAAGGAGAGGTCATGATCGCTGGAGAACAACTCAG GTTGAGGCTACACGATGAAAAACTGATCAAGGACCGACGCTACCACCTGCGCACGTATCCAAACTGTTTTGTGGCACAGGAACTTATAGACTGGCTGGTGAGCCATAAGGAAGCTCCAGATCGAGCAACAGCCGTCTGCCTCATGCAGCACCTCATGGATCATGACATCATTCACCACG TCTGTGATAAGAGGTCTGTATTGAAGGATGCCAAACTGCTATACCGTTTCCGGAAGGACGATGGCACTTTTCCCTTCAATACGGAGGTGAAAATCTTCATGCGAGGACAACAACTTTTTGAACA TCTCATAGGGGAAAAGGACTCTATTCTGCAGTTGAGACAGGAGCATGGCGTTGCATATCAGCGCTCCTTTCCTGGCTGCCAGTTGATTGACTGGCTCCTGCAGAACGTAGAGGCAGAGAGCCGGCGTCAGGCTCTGGATCTGTGCCGCACGTTGCAGGAGAATGGCATCATTCAGCACG TGGCAAAGAAGCATGATTTCTTTGACAGTGGATTGCTGTATCAGTTCTGCATCAACTTTCGCCGCAGACGCCGCCTATCTGAACTGTTAAATGAGAGTGAACAACACAATGAAGAGGTGGTGATATCGACACAAGAGGACAACCACCTTGAAAGTCCATTTGTTTTGCACAAAAGTCAACCTCAAGAGGGCCGCATTGCTTTCCAGTTAG TGGGATCAAGTAAAGATCTAAAACAGGTTACCAGTGGGCATCGAGGCAGCTTGTATTCCTCTCAGCTTCACTCAGCTGGATTTCCACCCTTTGTCCAGCTCACTTCAACTTCAGTAATATGTAATCCTAAATCAG TACTTAGAAGAAGTTACACATGTGAAGAGTTATTGGCACCCGGTGCGCCTTTCATGAAAAAAGTGTTGACG GTGATAGGAGATGACCTGGCCTGGGGCTTTGTTGTCAGAGGCATGGCTCCCTGTTATGTACAGGCTGTTGACCCTGGAAGCCCTGCAGCCGCTGCGGGAGTTAAG GTGCGGCAGTTTTTGTGCCAGGTGAATGGACAGTGTGTTCTCTACCTGGACTACAGGACAGTCTCCAGGCTGGTGATGACAGGGCCTTGCACCGTTGTACTGGAAGTTATGGAACCACTGGAATGA
- the adnpa gene encoding activity-dependent neuroprotective protein a, with protein MYQLPVNNLTRLRKARKHVKRALGDIGLEYCKEAAEEFKEFCPDEQYVQASLCLDICTWDPSYSKTQEYRSKPFCCTECPFSSKYYSGYKNHFRNVHRKIFDSKILLNCPYCSFTASKRTLETHVKIFHIPKAARQHFGNPQGAALGKNNKVQIDRIRPGDVEKAMYFCKKCTFRDTLYNVVRRHIYREHFQHIVSPYLGMVSDSSVKNGANSVNGNNILCKRCQFTTRSYEALVQHVVEYHELIGAQVTTMIGHANVIVSRQQSLPAASQKAPLIIRGHTIRTEPIPQPVIGYLKPIAPVVKNQYSIAAGKVRIILPGKSTVVENNAAGVNTSQTQKWKICTVCNELFPENLYNAHFENAHKAKKVWALAKYIMKIHNFTSKCLLCNRYLPSDTLLNHMLIHGLTCPQCHAAFHNVEKIIEHVGKAHPNDFVGPPGASPLTFDLTIKQDKSINVQLVVLTFNMKESINGQDQSAQKVSRLAKLTTPRMIEKKSEALVRNFAGLSKKIEVGKTLCPLCFTILKGPISEALAMHLRERHQVLQTMHPVEKKMTYKCIHCLGVYTSNMVASTITLHLVQCRAVGRSQASQGFKSALTLNSSGAGFLKRQPPTQVSTDPKKMKLSKESNISSTTVGDQSIPDGLALDPSSYEHKTYEARKDFLTAYFNRRPYLSIREEEMLSASLWLWKSDIATHFANKRRMCERHCESRKLSVLLGFDMHAVKKVKHDLEFVESTIVGTFTGRSVGLKSGTPSTDQNKQSETLNCTLKLSTCTETISIDSDSETETVDKPTENGNVDTNQDENVQSEEPANLSEEAEPLNPDDPSSEKESSLPDGKANAMMTLC; from the exons ATGTATCAACTTCCAGTGAATAACCTTACAAGGCTCAGGAAAGCTAGGAAACATGTGAAAAGAGCACTTGGTGACATTGGACTAGAGTACTGTAAGGAGGCAGCAGAG GAGTTTAAAGAGTTTTGCCCTGATGAGCAATATGTACAGGCCAGTCTTTGCCTTGATATCTGCACATGGGATCCATCATATTCTAAAACACAG GAATACAGATCAAAGCCATTCTGCTGCACAGAGTGCCCGTTTTCTTCCAAGTACTACTCAGGCTACAAAAATCACTTCCGCAATGTACACAGGAAAATCTTTGACAGTAAAATTCTGCTCAACTGTCCTTACTGCTCATTCACTGCAAGCAAAAGAACTTTGGAAACGCATGTTAAAATATTCCACATACCCAAAGCAGCACGGCAACATTTTGGGAACCCACAGGGAGCTGCACTGGGAAAGAACAACAAAGTGCAAATTGATAGGATCAGACCGGGAGATGTGGAGAAAGCAATGTACTTTTGCAAAAAGTGCACGTTCCGGGACACTCTTTACAATGTTGTGAGAAGGCACATCTACAGGGAACATTTTCAGCATATTGTGTCACCATATCTTGGAATGGTTTCTGATTCATCTGTCAAAAATGGTGCTAATTCTGTCAATGGCAACAACATCCTCTGTAAACGCTGCCAGTTTACCACTCGTAGCTATGAAGCTTTAGTGCAGCATGTTGTAGAGTACCACGAGCTCATTGGTGCTCAAGTAACAACTATGATTGGACATGCTAATGTTATTGTGTCCAGGCAACAATCCTTGCCAGCTGCTTCTCAGAAGGCCCCACTGATCATTAGGGGCCACACAATTAGAACTGAACCAATACCACAACCAGTGATTGGCTATTTAAAGCCAATAGCCCCTGTTGTTAAAAACCAGTACTCCATCGCAGCCGGCAAGGTGCGCATCATACTTCCTGGGAAAAGCACTGTGGTTGAAAATAATGCTGCTGGTGTAAACACATCACAGACACAGAAGTGGAAGATATGTACAGTTTGCAATGAGCTTTTTCCTGAAAACCTCTACAATGCTCATTTTGAGAATGCACACAAGGCAAAGAAAGTGTGGGCACTGGCCAAGTACATCATGAAAATCCACAACTTCACCAGCAAGTGTCTGCTTTGCAACCGCTATCTGCCCAGCGACACACTGCTTAACCACATGCTAATCCACGGGCTCACCTGTCCACAGTGCCATGCTGCTTTCCACAATGTTGAGAAAATCATCGAACACGTCGGCAAGGCTCATCCCAATGACTTTGTTGGACCCCCTGGTGCATCACCCCTAACTTTTGATCTCACCATTAAACAAGATAAGTCTATAAACGTACAGCTTGTTGTGCTCACCTTCAACATGAAGGAGTCGATTAACGGTCAAGATCAGTCTGCTCAGAAAGTTTCAAGGCTAGCCAAGCTAACCACTCCAAGAAtgattgaaaagaaaagtgaagcACTTGTTCGAAACTTTGCAGGACTGAGCAAAAAAATTGAGGTTGGGAAGACTCTGTGTCCCCTCTGTTTCACCATCCTCAAAGGTCCCATCTCCGAAGCTTTGGCCATGCATCTCAGGGAGCGACACCAAGTGCTCCAAACAATGCATCCTGTTGAAAAAAAGATGACATACAAGTGCATTCATTGCCTGGGGGTGTACACCAGTAACATGGTGGCTTCCACAATCACGCTGCATCTTGTGCAGTGCAGAGCTGTTGGGAGGAGTCAGGCAAGCCAAGGCTTCAAGTCTGCTTTGACTCTCAACTCCTCCGGGGCTGGCTTCCTCAAGAGGCAGCCACCAACGCAGGTCTCGACCGACCCCAAGAAGATGAAACTGAGCAAGGAGTCAAATATTTCCTCCACAACTGTTGGAGATCAGTCCATCCCTGACGGCCTTGCTCTTGATCCTAGTAGCTACGAGCACAAGACGTACGAGGCCCGAAAAGATTTCCTGACGGCCTACTTCAACCGGCGACCATACCTTTCGATCCGGGAAGAGGAGATGCTGTCTGCAAGTCTGTGGCTCTGGAAATCTGACATTGCTACCCACTTTGCAAACAAGCGCAGGATGTGCGAGAGACACTGCGAGTCCAGGAAGCTGTCTGTGCTGCTCGGCTTTGACATGCACGCTGTAAAGAAAGTTAAGCATGACTTGGAGTTTGTGGAAAGCACGATTGTTGGCACCTTCACGGGGAGATCTGTAGGCCTCAAGTCTGGTACTCCAAGCACAGACCAAAACAAGCAAAGTGAGACACTAAACTGTACCTTAAAACTCAGTACATGCACAGAGACAATTTCCATTGACTCAGacagtgaaacagaaacagtggATAAACCTACTGAGAATGGAAATGTTGACACAAACCAAGATGAGAATGTACAATCTGAGGAGCCAGCAAACCTGTCAGAAGAGGCTGAACCTTTGAACCCTGACGACCCCTCTAGTGAAAAGGAGAGCTCTTTGCCAGATGGGAAAGCAAATGCTATGATGACATTGTGTTAG